GCCCGCGTGGCGGATGGGCCGCTGGCCGGCGCACCTCGACGCAGGGGTCGTCTCCGCGCTGACCGAGCTGTCCCGGCGGGACCGGCTGGCCGAGGGGTTCACCTCGCGGCTGGGCGAGCGGCCCGCGTGCGATCTGCTGGAGCGTCCGGGTGTGGTCGACGAGGCCGCTTCGCTGCTGGCCGCGCGGCTCTTCCACGGCGGTCCGGCCGAGGCCGGTCCGGACTGGTCGCCGGTGGACTGGGCGGCGTATCCGGAGGAGGTCGTGGACCGCAAATGGCGCGCCGAGGCCGCCCGGCTGCATGCGGCGCTGGACGCCCTCGCCGTGCCGGCCGGGCCCGGGCCGACGCTGGACCGGGTGCTGGGCTATCTCGCGGACGGGGCCGGCGAGGGCGCGGCCGGAGAGGCGCTGGCCGGGCTGCTCAGCGGTGACCTGGCCAGGGAGGAACGTTCCGCAGGCGCCGCCGGCGTGGGTGCCGGGGTGGCGCGCGGGGCGGATGCCGTGCCGCTGTTCCCGCTCCAGCCGCCCCGCAGCGGGCGGGACCTGCTCGCCGACCACGTGACGGCGATGGTGTGCGCCGCGGCCGTGGACTCGGCCGATGCCGCGCCCGGGCTGGACTGGCTGGACGGCCCCGTCCTCCTGGTCGGCGGCGAACGCCGCGCGGATCTGGCCCCCCGGGTGCTGACCCTGGTGGAGGACGGCGAAGCGGAACCCCTGCGCGACTGGCTCGCCGCCCTGGGCGTCCGCCCGGAAAAGCCGGTCCGCCTGGTGTGACTCCGCCCGCGAGCCGGCACGCGGCCCTGCCCGCGAGTCGCCCTGAGCCGCCCGCGGCCGGCGCCGCTGGGCGTGGCGTTCGCCGAGCCCGGGTCCGGGCTCCCGGTACTCCGTGGCTCCGAATGTGGCGAACGGTGACGGAATGAGTGCGTTATGTGATGTGCTGGGACCGGTCACGGTTCGATGCCTTGAAGCCGTGCCGCATCGGAGCGAAGAAGAGACCGTTCGGGGGAGCGAGGGAGGGGAGCGGGGATGGGTGCGGACCAGATCCGGCGTTGGGAATCAGGGGCGCTCGCGCACGCGGTGACCGATCCCTTCGGCCAGGGGCCGCTGCCGTGGTTCCGGGGCAGCGAGCTGTACTTCGACGACACCGGGCAGGTCGTGCCCTGGTACGTGGACCCGGCCCTGGCCCCCGGCCAGAACCCCCGCGCCCGCAGCAACGGCGGCCCGCGGACCGCCGACGACGTGCACCGGCAGATCAAGGGCTTCGCCTCCACCGGGGCCGTCGCGCCCGGCGAGGCCATCGACTTCCACATCACCGTGGACCCGCCCCAGCAGTTCTCCGTCGACGTCTACCGCATCGGCCACTACGGCGGCGACGGCGCCTCCAAGATCACCACCAGCCCCCGGCTCTCGGGCATCGTCCAGCCGGCCCCCCTCACCGCCGACCGCACCGTCTCCTGCCACCACTGGTGGCTCTCCTGGCGGCTCCAGGTCCCCTCCTACTGGAGCGTCGGCGCGTACGTCGCCGTGCTCACCACCGCCGACGGGTACCGGTCCCACATCCCCTTCACCGTCCGCGACGACCACCCCGCCGATCTGCTCCTGCTGCTGCCCGACATCACCTGGCAGGCCTACAACCTCTACCCCGAGGACGGGCGGACCGGCGCGAGCCTCTACCACGCCTGGGACGACGAGGGCCGGCTGCTCGGCGAGCGGGACGCGGCCGTCACCGTCTCCTTCGACCGGCCCTACGCCGGCGCCGGCCTGCCCCTGCACGTGGGCCACGCCTACGACTTCATCCGCTGGGCCGAGCGCTACGGCTACGACATCGCCTACGCCGACACCCGTGATCTGCACGCCGGCCGCGTCGACCCCACCCGCTACCGCGGCCTGGTCTTCCCCGGCCACGACGAGTACTGGTCGGCCCCCATGCGCCGCACCGTCGAGCGCGCCCGCGACCACGGCACCTCGCTCGTCTTCCTCTCCGCCAACACCATGTACTGGCAGGTCGAGCTGGGCCCCTCCCCCTCCGGGGTCGAGGACCGGCTGCTCACCTGCCGAAAACGCCGCGGCCCCGGCCGCCCCAGCCTCTGGCGCGAGATCGACCGCCCGGAGCAGCAGCTGCTCGGCATCCAGTACGCAGGGCGGGTCCCCGAGCCCGCGCCCCTGATCGTGCGCAATGCCACGCACTGGCTCTGGGACTCCACCGGCGCCGCCGAGAACGACGAGCTCCCCGGCCTCGTCGCAGGCGAGGCCGACCGCTACTTCCCGCGCACCCAGCTCCCCGAGCACCAGGATCGCATCCTGCTCGCGCACTCCCCGTACCTCGACAGCGAGGGCGCGAAGCGCCACCAGGAGACCTCCTTGTACCGGTCCCCGAGCGGCGCGCTGGTCTTCGCGTCGGGCACGTTCGCCTGGTCCCCGGCCCTCGACCGCCCCGGCCATGTCGACGAACGGGTCCAGCGGGCCACCGCCAACCTCCTCGACCGGATCTGCAAGCGGGACTGACCCGACCCGACCCGACCCGTTGTCCCTGTTCGCGGACGCGTGCGGGAGAATGGGGCTGCGCTCGTACAGAACCACAGGGAGACCCCGTGTCCGGATTCGTCGAAAAGCCCGAGCCGGTTCAGGTGCCCGGCCTCGTCCACCTCCACACCGGCAAGGTGCGCGACCTCTACCGCGACGGCGACGGCAACCTCGTCATGGTCGCCAGCGACCGGATGTCCGCGTACGACTGGGTGCTCCCCACCGAGATCCCGGACAAGGGCCGCGTCCTGACCCAGCTCTCCCTCTGGTGGTTCGACCAGCTCGCGGACCTCGTCCCGAACCACGTGATCGGCACCGAGCTGCCCGAGGGCGCCCCCGCCGACTGGGCCGGCCGCACGCTGATCTGCAAGAGCCTGCTGATGGTCCCGGTCGAGTGCGTGGCCCGCGGCTACCTCACCGGCTCCGGCCTCGCCGAGTACGAGCAGACCCGTACGGTCTGCGGACTGGCCCTCCCCGAGGGGCTCGTGGACGGCTCCGAGCTGCCCGCCCCGATCTTCACCCCGGCCGCCAAGGCCGAGGTCGGCGAGCACGACGAGAACGTCTCGTACGAGGAGGTCGCGCGCACCACCGGCGCCGAGACGGCGGCGCTGCTGCGCCAGACCACCCTCGCCGTGTACGGCCGGGCCCGGGACATCGCCCGCGAGCGCGGGATCATCCTGGCCGACACCAAGTTCGAGTTCGGCTTCGACGCGGACGGCACCCTCGTCGCCGGCGACGAGGTGCTGACCCCGGACTCCTCCCGCTTCTGGCCGGCCGACCAGTGGGAGCCGGGCCGCACGCAGGCTTCCTTCGACAAGCAGTTCGTCCGCAACTGGCTGTCCTCCCCGGCGTCCGGCTGGGACCGGAAGGGCGAACTCCCGCCGCCGGCCCTCCCGCAGGAGGTCGTCCAGCAGACCAGCGCCAAGTACATCGAGGCGTACGAGCGGCTCACCGGCCTCACCTGGGCCTGAGGCCAGCGGTTCCGGGCCCGGGACGCCGGGCCCGGAACCCGGGCGTGGACGCCGGGCCCCGGCCCGGTCCCGGTCCCGGAACACGAAGAAGCCCCCGGTCAGATGACCGGGGGCTTCTTCGATGGAGCGGACAACGCGACTCGAACGCGCGACATCCACCTTGGCAAGGTGGTGCTCTACCAACTGAGCTATGTCCGCAGGTGCGCCGTAGCGCGAGAACCACTATACCCAACCTCGCTCGCGTGCGAGACGCACTGCCGTGTGACGGTTCTCCGCGCCGAGCTTCGAGGCCGCCGACGACAGGTAGTTCCGCACGGTCCCCTGCGACAGCGAGGCCCGCTCCGCGATCTCCGCGACCGGCGCCCCGTCCCCCGCGAGTTCGAGCACCTCGGCCTCGCGCGCGGTCAGCGGGGAGTCCCCCGCACTGATCGCGTCGGCCGCCAACTCCGGGTCCACATAACGCCCTCCGGCGTGCACGGTCCGGATCAGCTCGGCCAGCCGCTGCGCCGACACGGTCTTCGGTGCGAAGGCCCGCACCCCTGCCGCAAGGGCCCGCTTCAGGTGCCCGGGGCGCCCGTGGCTCGTCACGATCATGGTCTTGCAGTCGGGGAGTTCGGCCCGCAGCGATGTGGCCACGCTCACACCGTCCGCCCCCGGCATCTGCAGGTCGAGCACCGCCACGTCCGGCCGGTGGGCGCGCGCCATCGCGAGGGCCTCCGGCCCCGAGGCCGCTTCCGCGACGACCAGCAGATCGTCCTCCAGGGCCAGCAGCGCGGCGAGCGCGCCGCGGATCAGGTGCTCGTCATCGGCCAGCAGTACGCGTACGGGGCTCACGCCCGCACCTCCAGTCCTCGCAGTTGTCCGCCCGGGATCCGCGCCCGCAGCCGGAACCGGCCGCCGTCGACCGGGCCCGCCTCCAAGGTGCCGTCCAGCACCGCGAGCCGCTCCCGAAGTCCCGCGAGCCCGGAGCCCGGCGGTCCGGCCGGCGCCTCGGGGGCCCCGTCGTTCTCCACCACCAGCGTCAGGGCGCCCTCGTCGGGCGCCGTCAGCCGGATCACACAGCTGCGGGCGTCCCCGTGCCGCAGCACGTTCGTGGTCGCCTCCCGGACCACCCAGCCCAGCGCCGACTGCACCTCGGGGCGCAGTGCGCGGCCGGCCTCGATCTCGACGCGGCACTCCATCCCGGCCGCGCTGAGCACCCCGCGGGCGCCTTCCAGCTCCGCCGTCAGATCCGCCTCGCGGTAGCCGCGCACGACGTCCCGTACCTCGCGCTGCGACTCCCGGGCGATCCGCTGGACCTCGATCATCTGGTCCACGGCCTCCGGGCGTTCACGCCGGGCCAGCTGGACCGCCAGCTCGCTCTTGAGCGCGATCACCGCCAGATTGCGGCCCATCACGTCGTGCAGGTCCCGCCCGAAGCGCAGCCGCTCCTCGGCGACGGCCAGCTGCGCCTGGAGCTCCCGGGCCCGCTCGAGCTCGTGGACGGTGTTCAGCAGCCACCCGGAGAACCCGTAGGCCAGGCTCATGAACAGGCCGCTCAGCAGGACTCCGACCGCGTAGCCGGCGACCTCGCCCGGGGGCAGGCCGAGGGCGACCATCACGACGGCCGTGCCGGCCGTCGCGGCCGGGGCGACGCACCACATGCGCCGGACCCTCTTCAGGCACAGCACCAACGATCCCGTGGCGAAGCAGCTCATGCCGATCACCAGGGACGGGGCCGCCGACGCGTCGATGTGCCCGGTCTTGCGCAGGACGAGGGCGGCGAGGCACGCGACGGCCGTCAGGACCGCCGTGGCCACCGCGAGCCGCACCGGCCGCGCCCGGCGCCCGACCAGCCAGTCCAGTGCCCTGGAGGAGAGGAACGCGACCAGCACGGAGTGCGCGCACAGTGCCGGGAAGAACGCGGCGGCCACGGGACGCGAGGACGTCCGCACCGCCGCCGAGCCGACCAGGGGCAATCCGAACGACATGATCTCGATCAGTACGAAGAAGTGGAACGAGCAGCGTGTGTACAGCTCGACCTTCCCCGCACTGCTGCGGTTCTTCCACCATCCGGTCAGCTTCGACACAGTCCCAGTCCCCCGATCACGCTCCGGCGGTCGCCGGCCGTGCACGACTCCAGCCTCGCGGCGGCCCGCGGGCGGCATCAGTGCGCGCCGTCATCTCCCCCGATGACATTTGTCAGCACAAGCCGATTGCACGCAAGGCATACGACAAAGGCCCTGATCAATGATCAGGGCCTTTGTACGCTGAGCGGACGACGCGACTCGAACGCGCGACATCCACCTTGGCAAGGTGGTGCTCTACCAACTGAGCTACGTCCGCATGCTTGCGGCAACACGAATGTCGCTGCGATGCGTGCATCACTCTACCTGATCCACAACCGTGGTCGGTAAAGCGTGCAGAGCGGGTGACAGGGATCGCACACTGCGCCTTCCTCCTGGAAGGAGGATGTTCTGCTACTGAACTACACCCGCACGACCTTCGGGGCTTTGACCTTGCGGTCTGGCCCCTCGGCGTGATCCACACACTAGCGGACCGGAGGGGGTGGATGGCAAATCGGCCCCCTCCGGGCCTCGTTAGCGGGCCCCGCTGGGCCCCGCCGGCCTCAGTGCGCCTCGTTGTACGCCGCGTAGACCCGCTTCGGGATGCGGCCGCGCGGCGGCACGTCGAGGTCGTTGGAGCGGGCCCAGGCGCGTACGACCGCCGGGTCCGGGGCCAGCGAGGTGTGCTTGTACGTCTTCCCGGAGCGGGCCTGGCGGCGGCCGGCGGCCACGAAGGGCTCGAGGCTCTTCCGCAGTTTCTCTGCGTTGGCCAGATTGAGGTCGATCTCGTACGACTTACCGTCCAGGCCGAACGTGACCGTTTCCGCCGCTTCTCCGCCGTCGATGTCGTCGGAGATCGTGACTACTACGCGCTGCGCCACGGATATCGGTCCCTTCGTGCGACGCCACTCACACGTTGGACGTGCGGTGATGTCGCCTGTGTGGATGTTTCGGAGCAATGCAACTTTCCGCCCCGGGTCGAGAGGCTACAAATGCCGCCGATCCGGTGGAATCCTTTGTACCGCGATTCCCATTGCATTGCGAAGCCCAGTTAATTGTCTCCGCGTGTCCTGCCGCAATCCCGGGCACGTGGTTTTCCGGTGGATTTTGCGAAGCGTTGGTGAAGCCGAAACGGGCGGACGATCGCGGCCGAAGGATATCTACCCGCGTAGAAATTTCGGACGGGTACGCTGAGGGAACCGCCTTCGCACCAACCACCCATCGGGAGTGCCAGTGGCACGCGTCGTAGTCGACGTCATGCTCAAGCCGGAGATCCTCGACCCTCAGGGCCAGGCGGTGCAGCGTGCACTGCCGCGCCTTGGCTTCGAGGGGATCGCCGACGTCCGCCAGGGGAAGCGCTTCGAGCTCGAGGTGGAGGGACCGGTCGACCAGGCCGCCCTCGACCGCATCCACAAGATGGCCGAAACGTTCCTCGCCAACACCGTCATCGAAGACTTCACCGTGAAGGTCGAGGCCTGACGGTGACCACTCGCATCGGAGTCGTCACGTTCCCCGGAACGCTCGACGACCGTGACTCGCTGCGCGCCGTCCGCCTCGCGGGGGCCGAGCCCGTCTCGCTGTGGCACCGCGACAAGGACCTGCACCAGGTCGACGCGGTCGTCCTCGCGGGCGGCTTCTCCTACGGGGACTACCTGCGCGCCGGAGCCATCTCCCGGTTCTCGCCGGTGATGGAGACCATCATCGAGCAGGCCAAGGGCGGCATGCCCGTCCTGGGCATCTGCAACGGCTTCCAGATCCTCACCGAGGCCCACCTGCTGCCGGGGGCGATGCTCCGGAACAACCACCTGCACTTCATCTGCCGCGACCAGAAGCTGCGGGTGGAGAACGCGGAGACCGCGTGGACCGGCGACTACACCGCCGGCCAGGAGATCTCCGTACCGCTCAAGAACATGGACGGCCGGTACGTCGCCGACGAGCACGTGCTCGACGAGCTCGAGGCCGAAGGCCGCGTGGCCTTCCGCTACGTCGACGTGAACCCGAACGGGTCGCTCCGCGACATCGCCGGCATCACCAACGCCGCGGGCAACGTCGTCGGCCTCATGCCGCACCCCGAGCACGCGGTGGAGCCGCTGATCGGGACGGGCCGCACCGACGGCCTCCCGTTCTTCACCTCGGTCCTGAAGAAGCTGGTCTCCGCATGAGCCTCGACACGGTCAAGAACGCCACCGAAACCCCGGACGCCTCCCAGCCCTGGAAGGAACTCGGCCTCAAGGAGGACGAGTACGCCCGCATCCGGGAGATCCTCGGCCGCCGCCCCACGGGCGCCGAGCTCGCCATGTACTCCGTCATGTGGTCCGAGCACTGCTCGTACAAGAGCAGCAAGGTCCACCTGAAGCAGTTCGGCGAGAAGGTCCCCCAGAACGACGCCATGCTCGTCGGCATCGGCGAGAACGCCGGCGTCGTCGACGTCGGCCAGGGCTACGCGGTCACCTTCAAGGTCGAGTCGCACAACCACCCGTCGTACATCGAGCCCTACCAGGGCGCGGCCACCGGCATCGGCGGCATCGTGCGCGACATCCTCGCCATGGGCGCCCGCCCCGTCGCGGTCGTGGACCCGCTGCGCTTCGGCGCGGCCGACCACCCCGACACCAAGCGCGTCCTGCCGGGCGTGGTCGCGGGCATCGGCGGCTACGGCAACTGCCTCGGCCTGCCCAACATCGGCGGCGAGGTCGTCTTCGACGCCTGCTACCAGGGCAACCCGCTGGTCAACGCCGGCTGCATCGGCGTGATGAAGCACGAGGACATCCACCTCGCCAAGGCCTCCGGCCCCGGCAACAAGGTCATCCTCTACGGCGCCCGCACCGGCGGCGACGGCATCGGCGGCGTCTCGGTCCTCGCGTCCGAGACCTTCGACGACACGAAGCCCACCAAGCGTCCCGCGGTGCAGGTCGGCGACCCCTTCCAGGAGAAGCTCCTCATCGAGTGCACCCTGGAGATCTTCAAGGAGAAGCTCGTCGCGGGCATCCAGGACCTCGGCGGCGCCGGGCTCTCCTGCGCCACGTCCGAGCTGGCCTCCGCCGGTTCCGGCGGCATGCGCGTGGAGCTGGACACCGTCCCGCTGCGCGACGCGACGCTCTCGCCCGAGGAAATCCTCATGAGCGAGTCGCAGGAGCGCATGTGCGCGATCGTCGAGCCGCAGTACGTCGACCGCTTCATGGAGATCTGCGAGAAGTGGGACGTCATCGCCACCGTCATCGGTGAGGTGACCGACGGCGAGCGCCTGGAGATCTTCTGGCACGGCGAGCAGATCGTGGATGTGCCCCCAGGCACCGTCGCCCACGAGGGCCCCGTCTACAACCGCCCCTACGCGCGCCCCTCCTGGCAGGACGCGCTCCAGGCGGACGACGCCGGCAAGCTCCCGCGCCCGCAGACCTCCGAGGAGCTGCGCGCGCAGGTCCTCGCGCTGGTCTCCTCCCCGAACCAGGCCTCGAAGTCCTGGGTCACGGACCAGTACGACCGCTTCGTGCAGGGCAACACGGTGCTCTCGCAGCCCGAGGACGCCGGCATGGTCCGCATCGACGAGGAGTCCAACCTCGGCGTGGCCATGGCGACGGACGGCAACGGCCGCTTCGCGAAGCTCGACCCGTACACGGGCGCGCAGCTCGCGCTGGCGGAGGCGTACCGCAACGTCGCCGCGACCGGTGCCAAGCCGCTCGCCATCTCCGACTGCCTGAACTTCGGTTCCCCCGAGGACCCGGGCGTCATGTGGCAGTTCGCCGAGGCCACCCGCGGTCTCGCGGACGGCTGCCTGGAGCTGGGCACCCCGGTGACCGGCGGCAACGTGTCGCTGTACAACCAGACCGGTGACGTCGCGATCCACCCGACCCCGGTCGTGGCGGTCCTCGGCGTGATCGACGACGTCAACCGCCGTACGCCGATGGCGTTCGCGGAGGCCGGCCAGCTGCTGTACCTGCTGGGCGACACGGCCGAGGAGTTCGGCGGCTCGGCCTGGTCCCAGGTCGTCCACGACCACCTCGGCGGCATGCCGCCCAAGGTGGACCTGGGCCGCGAGAAGCTGCTCGGCGAGATCCTGATCTCGGCGTCCCGCGACGGCATGGTCGACGCGGCGCACGACCTGTCCGACGGCGGCGTCATCCAGGCGCTCACCGAGTCCTGCCTGCGCGGCGGCAACGGTGCGCGGGTCGTGGTGCCGGAGGGTCTGGACGCGTTCACCTTCCTGTTCTCCGAGTCTGCCGGCCGGGCCATCGTGGCCGTCCCGCGCAGCGAGGAGCTCCGCTTCACCGACATGTGCGGTGCGCGGGGCCTGCCCGCCACCCGCATCGGCGTGGTGGACGGCGAGGAGATCGAGATCCAGGGCGAGTTCACGATCCCGCTCGCGGAACTGCGTACCGCGCACGAGGCGACGATCCCGGCCCTGCTGGCCTGATCTCGCCTGCACCGCCCGGCGGTTGTAGTGATTCCGTGCCCTCGCAGGCCTTCTGACCTGCGAGGGCACGTCCGCATACTGACGCGGTGAAGGACATAGGGCGCGGCCTCACCGCACGGCGCGCCGCCCGGCGGCTGCACGACGGACCGCAGCCGGTGCTGCGCGTCGCAGTCCGCCGCCGCGCCCGCGGGTCCACCTGGCTGGTTGCGGACGCCGCGGCGACCACGGCCCCGCCCCTGATCGGCTTCCGCAGCCGGTTCGAGGACACCCACCGCGTCCGGTTCCGGGGCGGCCGGATCCTGCTGGGCGGCCCGGAGAGCCGGCTGCGCGCCGAGCACCACGGCATCGACGACACCCGTGAGCCCTACGAGGCGATCCTGTACGGAGTGCCCTGCGAGGGAGCCGAGGTGCTCCTCGAGTACGCCGTCCACGCCGTCCTGTCCGGCAGCAGCACGATCGCCTCCGAGCTCACCGCCGCTCCGCTGCTGCCGGTCCGCCTCCACCGTCTGAAGCCGTGGAAGCCGGCTGCGGCGGCGGCGACCGATCGGGCAGACTCCCTCCATGGCACCCAAGATCCGTAAGTACGACGCCGCCAGGGTCCGTACGGCCGTCACCGCGCAGTTCGGGCATGTGGCCGAGGCCGTACGGGGGTTGACCGACGAGCAGCTCGCGCGGCCCAGTGGCCTCGGGGACTGGACCGTCGCCGATCTCGCCGCGCACATCGCGTGGATCGCGGACTCACTCGCGAGCGGACTGGCCCGGCCCCCCGCCGCCGTGCCGGAGCTGACGGCCGTCGAATGGCCCTTCGCCACCGCCTCCCTCGCCGGGAAGATCGCCGAAGCGGCCAAGGAGACCCTCGAGGGCGCCCCGCTGCCCGAGCTCTACGAGCGGGCCGGCGCCCGCATGGCCGAGGCGCTGGCCGAGAACCCCGGCAGCCGGGTGCTCGACCTGTGGATCGGGGACATGACCCTGGCCGACTTCCTCGTCACCCGGACCGTGGAACTCGTGGTCCACACCGACGACCTGGCCCGGGCCGCCGGGGTGGACATCCCGATCGAGCGGCAGGCCCTGGCCGCCTGCACCCGGCTGCTCGCCGACGCCCTCGCGCTCAAGGCCCCGGGCGCCTCGGTCGAGGTGCGGATCCCGCCCTTCGCGGTGGTCCAGTGCATCGAGGGGCCCCGCCACACCCGCGGCACCCCGCCGAACGTGGTCGAGACGGACCCGCTGACCTGGATCCGGCTGGCCACCGGGCGTACGGACTGGGCCGCGGCCGTCGAGGGCGCGCAGGTCAGGGCCAGCGGGGAGCGGGCCGACCTGGCGGCGCTGCTGCCGGTGATGCGGTGAGGGTGGAACCGCCCGCCGGACCCGCCCGTCCCAGGAACATGGGTACCCATCGGCACGTCCCCACCGGCCTGGCCGTCGCATCGGCATTCGCGCTCGTCCTCACCGCCTGCAGCCAGGGCGGGGAGAGCGAGACCCGTGTGCTTCCGGACCTCAAGGGTTCCTGGGCCGTCGAGTCCCTGACCACCGGCGGCCGCACCCTGCACGCGCCCGACAACGCCCGCCTGGACCTCGCGGAGAAGGAGGCCACGGTCAACTACGGCTGCAACGGCTTCAAGGCGGCGGTCGCCTTCGCCGGCACCTCCGCGGTGACGGTCACCCCCGGCCCCACGACCCTCACGTCCTGCGCGGACATGGAGTTCGAGAAGGAGTTCGCCAAACTCTTCACGGGCCGGCTGACCATGGACCGGGGGCCCGACCGGCTCACCCTGAAGACCGCCGACGGGAGCACGATCGCGATGAGCACGAAGCCCCCGGTCCCGGACTCCCGCATCACGGGCACCGAGTGGATCGTCGAGTCCCTGATCAGCGGCGACAGCGTGTCCCCGCTGCCCGCCGAGGCCGCGGGCAAGACACGGTTCCTGCTGACTGCCGACCTCGCCGCGAGCGGCAGCCTCGGCTGCAACCGGTTCAGCGCCCAGGCCACCGGCGACGGAGCCCAGCTCACCTTCGGGCCGCTGACCACGACCCGGATGGCCTGCGAGGGTCCGGTGGGCGAGGTCGAGCGGACGCTGACCGAGCTC
The Streptomyces sp. NBC_01296 DNA segment above includes these coding regions:
- a CDS encoding N,N-dimethylformamidase beta subunit family domain-containing protein; translated protein: MGADQIRRWESGALAHAVTDPFGQGPLPWFRGSELYFDDTGQVVPWYVDPALAPGQNPRARSNGGPRTADDVHRQIKGFASTGAVAPGEAIDFHITVDPPQQFSVDVYRIGHYGGDGASKITTSPRLSGIVQPAPLTADRTVSCHHWWLSWRLQVPSYWSVGAYVAVLTTADGYRSHIPFTVRDDHPADLLLLLPDITWQAYNLYPEDGRTGASLYHAWDDEGRLLGERDAAVTVSFDRPYAGAGLPLHVGHAYDFIRWAERYGYDIAYADTRDLHAGRVDPTRYRGLVFPGHDEYWSAPMRRTVERARDHGTSLVFLSANTMYWQVELGPSPSGVEDRLLTCRKRRGPGRPSLWREIDRPEQQLLGIQYAGRVPEPAPLIVRNATHWLWDSTGAAENDELPGLVAGEADRYFPRTQLPEHQDRILLAHSPYLDSEGAKRHQETSLYRSPSGALVFASGTFAWSPALDRPGHVDERVQRATANLLDRICKRD
- a CDS encoding phosphoribosylaminoimidazolesuccinocarboxamide synthase translates to MSGFVEKPEPVQVPGLVHLHTGKVRDLYRDGDGNLVMVASDRMSAYDWVLPTEIPDKGRVLTQLSLWWFDQLADLVPNHVIGTELPEGAPADWAGRTLICKSLLMVPVECVARGYLTGSGLAEYEQTRTVCGLALPEGLVDGSELPAPIFTPAAKAEVGEHDENVSYEEVARTTGAETAALLRQTTLAVYGRARDIARERGIILADTKFEFGFDADGTLVAGDEVLTPDSSRFWPADQWEPGRTQASFDKQFVRNWLSSPASGWDRKGELPPPALPQEVVQQTSAKYIEAYERLTGLTWA
- a CDS encoding response regulator transcription factor; this translates as MSPVRVLLADDEHLIRGALAALLALEDDLLVVAEAASGPEALAMARAHRPDVAVLDLQMPGADGVSVATSLRAELPDCKTMIVTSHGRPGHLKRALAAGVRAFAPKTVSAQRLAELIRTVHAGGRYVDPELAADAISAGDSPLTAREAEVLELAGDGAPVAEIAERASLSQGTVRNYLSSAASKLGAENRHTAVRLARERGWV
- a CDS encoding sensor histidine kinase — translated: MSKLTGWWKNRSSAGKVELYTRCSFHFFVLIEIMSFGLPLVGSAAVRTSSRPVAAAFFPALCAHSVLVAFLSSRALDWLVGRRARPVRLAVATAVLTAVACLAALVLRKTGHIDASAAPSLVIGMSCFATGSLVLCLKRVRRMWCVAPAATAGTAVVMVALGLPPGEVAGYAVGVLLSGLFMSLAYGFSGWLLNTVHELERARELQAQLAVAEERLRFGRDLHDVMGRNLAVIALKSELAVQLARRERPEAVDQMIEVQRIARESQREVRDVVRGYREADLTAELEGARGVLSAAGMECRVEIEAGRALRPEVQSALGWVVREATTNVLRHGDARSCVIRLTAPDEGALTLVVENDGAPEAPAGPPGSGLAGLRERLAVLDGTLEAGPVDGGRFRLRARIPGGQLRGLEVRA
- a CDS encoding histone-like nucleoid-structuring protein Lsr2, with the protein product MAQRVVVTISDDIDGGEAAETVTFGLDGKSYEIDLNLANAEKLRKSLEPFVAAGRRQARSGKTYKHTSLAPDPAVVRAWARSNDLDVPPRGRIPKRVYAAYNEAH
- the purS gene encoding phosphoribosylformylglycinamidine synthase subunit PurS; this translates as MPVARVVVDVMLKPEILDPQGQAVQRALPRLGFEGIADVRQGKRFELEVEGPVDQAALDRIHKMAETFLANTVIEDFTVKVEA
- the purQ gene encoding phosphoribosylformylglycinamidine synthase subunit PurQ, whose product is MTTRIGVVTFPGTLDDRDSLRAVRLAGAEPVSLWHRDKDLHQVDAVVLAGGFSYGDYLRAGAISRFSPVMETIIEQAKGGMPVLGICNGFQILTEAHLLPGAMLRNNHLHFICRDQKLRVENAETAWTGDYTAGQEISVPLKNMDGRYVADEHVLDELEAEGRVAFRYVDVNPNGSLRDIAGITNAAGNVVGLMPHPEHAVEPLIGTGRTDGLPFFTSVLKKLVSA
- the purL gene encoding phosphoribosylformylglycinamidine synthase subunit PurL, with amino-acid sequence MSLDTVKNATETPDASQPWKELGLKEDEYARIREILGRRPTGAELAMYSVMWSEHCSYKSSKVHLKQFGEKVPQNDAMLVGIGENAGVVDVGQGYAVTFKVESHNHPSYIEPYQGAATGIGGIVRDILAMGARPVAVVDPLRFGAADHPDTKRVLPGVVAGIGGYGNCLGLPNIGGEVVFDACYQGNPLVNAGCIGVMKHEDIHLAKASGPGNKVILYGARTGGDGIGGVSVLASETFDDTKPTKRPAVQVGDPFQEKLLIECTLEIFKEKLVAGIQDLGGAGLSCATSELASAGSGGMRVELDTVPLRDATLSPEEILMSESQERMCAIVEPQYVDRFMEICEKWDVIATVIGEVTDGERLEIFWHGEQIVDVPPGTVAHEGPVYNRPYARPSWQDALQADDAGKLPRPQTSEELRAQVLALVSSPNQASKSWVTDQYDRFVQGNTVLSQPEDAGMVRIDEESNLGVAMATDGNGRFAKLDPYTGAQLALAEAYRNVAATGAKPLAISDCLNFGSPEDPGVMWQFAEATRGLADGCLELGTPVTGGNVSLYNQTGDVAIHPTPVVAVLGVIDDVNRRTPMAFAEAGQLLYLLGDTAEEFGGSAWSQVVHDHLGGMPPKVDLGREKLLGEILISASRDGMVDAAHDLSDGGVIQALTESCLRGGNGARVVVPEGLDAFTFLFSESAGRAIVAVPRSEELRFTDMCGARGLPATRIGVVDGEEIEIQGEFTIPLAELRTAHEATIPALLA
- a CDS encoding maleylpyruvate isomerase family mycothiol-dependent enzyme, whose amino-acid sequence is MAPKIRKYDAARVRTAVTAQFGHVAEAVRGLTDEQLARPSGLGDWTVADLAAHIAWIADSLASGLARPPAAVPELTAVEWPFATASLAGKIAEAAKETLEGAPLPELYERAGARMAEALAENPGSRVLDLWIGDMTLADFLVTRTVELVVHTDDLARAAGVDIPIERQALAACTRLLADALALKAPGASVEVRIPPFAVVQCIEGPRHTRGTPPNVVETDPLTWIRLATGRTDWAAAVEGAQVRASGERADLAALLPVMR
- a CDS encoding META domain-containing protein, giving the protein MGTHRHVPTGLAVASAFALVLTACSQGGESETRVLPDLKGSWAVESLTTGGRTLHAPDNARLDLAEKEATVNYGCNGFKAAVAFAGTSAVTVTPGPTTLTSCADMEFEKEFAKLFTGRLTMDRGPDRLTLKTADGSTIAMSTKPPVPDSRITGTEWIVESLISGDSVSPLPAEAAGKTRFLLTADLAASGSLGCNRFSAQATGDGAQLTFGPLTTTRMACEGPVGEVERTLTELFAASPLTWHIEGRSLTLTAPDGKGLTARAASTVE